From Sporolactobacillus pectinivorans:
GACTGACTGTAGCGACCTTATCCCCCCGCTTCAATTTTGCCGGTTTAATCAGATCCAACATTTTATCATCCCGACCCCATTATTATTTGAAATAAATAAACTGGTTATACTATTAGCTCAGTTTCTTTGGTTATAAAAAAATACCGGTTTTGCCCGATATTTTTTTGCCTGTCTGTTTAAAATGCCTCGATTGGAAGGTTCGGGCTCCCGTTTAAGGACAGGTCTGCCCGTGTACCCTTTAAAAAACCAATGGTTCCGGATGCGGCAATCATCGCCGCGTTATCTGTGCAAAGCTTAAGCGGAGGAATAGTCAGCGGGATGCCGCGTGTTCCGGCTGCCTGTTCCATTTCTAGCCTGATTTTGCTGTTGGCTGAAACTCCGCCGGCAACAAGAATCTGTTTTGCACGATAGCGCTCGGCTGCCATCATTGTTTTTCTTACAAGTACTTCAGCAACACTCTCCTGAAAACTTGCGGCAATATCCACTTTGCTGATCTCATGACCCCGCTGTTGTTCGTTATGAATATAATTGATGACTGCCGATTTTAAGCCGCTGAAGCTAAAGTCCAGAGATCCTTCCTCAAGCCAAGCTCTTGGAAAATGAATCGACGGTTTTCCGTTACCCGCCAAATTGTCGATCTCGGGACCGCCCGGATAAGGCAGTCCGAGCGTCCGGGCGACTTTGTCGAATGCTTCCCCGGCTGCGTCGTCCCGTGTCGTCCCGACCACTTGATAGGATCCATGTTCTTTCATATAAATCAATTCAGTGTGCCCGCCGGACACAACCATCGCAATCAGCGGAAATTCCAGCTCACGGACAAACCTGTTGGCATAAATGTGCCCGGTAATATGGTGAACCGGAACGAGCGGAATGCTATGTGCAAAGGCAAGTGCCTTTGCCCCATTCACCCCGACGAGCAGGGCTCCGATCAATCCGGGTCCCTGGGTCACAGCGATGGCATCCAGATCTGACCATGACACTCCCGATTTTTCTATTGCCTCTTCGCAAACCAGCGTGATCTGATCGACATGGTGGCGAGAAGCTACCTCCGGGACCACACCTCCAAACCGCCGATGGATATCAATCTGGGAAGCCACCGCATTGGATCGGATGATCCTGCCATTTTCTACAACAGCTGCCGCTGTTTCATCACAGCTGGTTTCAATCCCAAGAATTAATGTTTTCTGATTTACATTGATACTCATAGCCTCACCCACATCACAAGTGCATCTTCACCATTATTTGAATAGTAATTTTTCCTGATGCCGCCGCTCCTGAATCCAAGCTTCCGGTACAGGTTTTTCGCAATATCATTTCCGACGCGGACTTCCAGGCTGACAGTCCTTGCTCCCTTTGCCCGGGCGTACAGCATGACTTTACGAAGCAGTGTTTCCCC
This genomic window contains:
- the tsaD gene encoding tRNA (adenosine(37)-N6)-threonylcarbamoyltransferase complex transferase subunit TsaD, translated to MSINVNQKTLILGIETSCDETAAAVVENGRIIRSNAVASQIDIHRRFGGVVPEVASRHHVDQITLVCEEAIEKSGVSWSDLDAIAVTQGPGLIGALLVGVNGAKALAFAHSIPLVPVHHITGHIYANRFVRELEFPLIAMVVSGGHTELIYMKEHGSYQVVGTTRDDAAGEAFDKVARTLGLPYPGGPEIDNLAGNGKPSIHFPRAWLEEGSLDFSFSGLKSAVINYIHNEQQRGHEISKVDIAASFQESVAEVLVRKTMMAAERYRAKQILVAGGVSANSKIRLEMEQAAGTRGIPLTIPPLKLCTDNAAMIAASGTIGFLKGTRADLSLNGSPNLPIEAF